The following coding sequences lie in one Apium graveolens cultivar Ventura chromosome 3, ASM990537v1, whole genome shotgun sequence genomic window:
- the LOC141713244 gene encoding large ribosomal subunit protein eL15, with amino-acid sequence MGAYTYVSELWRKKQSDVMRFVQRVRCWEYRQHPSIVRVTHPTRPDKARRLGYKAKQGYVVYRVRVKRGGRKRPVSKGIVYGKPTNQGVTQLKFQRSKRSVAEERAGRKLAGLKVLNSYWVNEDSTYKYFEVILVDAAHTTIRNDPRINWICNPVHKHRELRGLTSAGKKYRGLRGKGHRNHKARPSRRATWKRNNTLSLRRYR; translated from the exons ATGG GAGCATACACATATGTATCAGAGCTATGGAGGAAGAAACAATCAGATGTGATGAGGTTCGTGCAGAGGGTGAGGTGCTGGGAGTATCGTCAGCATCCTTCTATTGTTCGTGTCACTCATCCCACTCGCCCTGACAAGGCTCGTCGTCTTGGTTACAAGGCTAAGCAG GGTTATGTGGTGTACCGTGTGCGTGTGAAACGTGGTGGACGTAAGAGACCCGTTTCTAAGGGTATTGTTTATGGAAAGCCAACAAACCAGGGGGTTACTCAGCTGAAATTTCAGCGCAGCAAGAGATCAGTCGCTGAGGAACGTGCTGGTCGCAAACTTGCAGGTCTCAAGGTTCTCAATTCTTACTGGGTTAATGAG GATTCAACTTACAAGTACTTTGAAGTAATTTTGGTTGATGCTGCTCACACAACCATCCGCAATGACCCAAGGATCAACTGGATTTGTAACCCTGTTCACAAGCACAGAGAGCTCCGTGGACTCACCTCTGCTGGCAAGAAATACAGGGGTCTGCGTGGAAAGGGTCACCGGAACCACAAAGCACGACCTTCAAGAAGGGCTACCTGGAAGAGGAACAATACATTGTCTCTTCGTCGTTACCGTTAA